From Oreochromis aureus strain Israel breed Guangdong linkage group 4, ZZ_aureus, whole genome shotgun sequence, a single genomic window includes:
- the si:ch211-194b1.1 gene encoding protein Wiz isoform X1, with product MEPEGEPLTPGTSYGPPPIDSAQNPVTPTFLNSTLESSCSPNLRDGLMSAKCSWGLTGEEGSKQSEGPQSSADQGRSAQRRFKSSAFPSSLSWDSDSEKETLDEEELQNFSNPHGLAAHSPGSPSSGLRLDSEDDQVPDKMQHFHSKTGMSTPAEGHSDNNESTKTEEPNTSQPGQTELADSKVWNVSEGAEPFLSKVKPKEGCQMEEEEVVLDNGKGEKKPKGKETKEPERDVYTFPGDSDQESPPPAPWAHCTFIQRCRKKRVLLRPFSGLGTLKRTLPETAKLARPSPQKSETVQLNRGGGVYDFEEVSFGEGGVEPIKFRDRGGIRDKEGEESGVETDKEIFTCVECSIYFKKQVHLQEHMIEHNQSGAGGVRRLGKGSRFRCIECGWNLPNRLALADHHRRHEESRLKILEEIEKLNENGKAKEFQTLDSKVLKNRSIDPTIIENTSQGSILSKVVDPDTVKSPPLSPVSTLDIDPGVLDLNAPPLNSVRTPTQTRALSAYRRRFVCTKCNFSTRTSQALANHSKTHTRKKPTLQSESSSPGSPPSLASTSLTCGHCGFLTSSESILREHRALVHPGEIDESGQHLKPSMGARIVKPNLDPEFVYESGSQHDATQGKSQQAVTASDDSRTPDGTTARPVRQVVFNRRFSTRGKTWTDLAKLDTTVDGEKLPESEEEEQDQDQKSEFKTELCREEESSSVAVRPQTRARSNMDDGSSLQSAPLPLSTKKSEKNDDKQETEKDGKVFFLRRSTRVAAAPVEIDSDDDEDIDEERVRRFLSEGVLDEDKDEIDEDTEALKSVERKCPYCPDRFHNGIGLANHVRGHLNRVGVSYNVRHFISPEEVNAIEKKFSYQKKKKKVANFDPDTFSVMHCEFCSAGFDTRAGLSSHARAHLRDFGITNWDVTISPIHILRELFSSRPDLVIPTAPPRSSGSPVEEDEDDDEDEKDLEDEGEGIVEVKLEEETSERTLSAAVSDVLPSASPQPWKKQDGAEECKGDDGEGAEEEDEEELQQLSALDGLSSSPGKTGPRGVNTDSLSPGEDADTTDNKLKCEVCEAQFETRRGLSIHARSHLRQLGITVSDGSGTSIELLRRIAKERKISSSLQEPLVAESPSPSVAPKDEDMDLDEKPIPLSLLAKAAKAVPPSSSSTPSPGASPAPAHSGSPSLVVKKAPISSLLPVSSPLRSPEHKAGGIKNLTSNLSGSAPIATAKPLWAPEENDAPLNLTLEVDPNKDIVCQLCGAWFETRKGLSSHARAHLRHFGVEYSESKGSPISLLNQLIDTDDFKHKASALQLDNHTEPRSLATTTLSSSKPSLLTLSSSSSSSLLYKVTTTGSGSTSKATSSSASSILGPPAKRLKSSSMQVFRLSSGELMALPHSEPPKEIGCEFCGEYFENRKGLSSHARSHLRQMGITEWSVNGSPIDTLREIITRRGLPCALPLKPLKTPPPSSPGPPRSPLSVSSSPSATLLSRLPFAFARPSSPQPAVSKSSSAPPTPSSGLILKLKPEPVQVEVTTPGAVGRSGGFSAESLNSSWRSSDSAFPLNLAMAHEVEPTRDIRCEFCGEYFENRKGLSSHARSHLRQMGITEWSVNGSPIDTLREVMHKRGVGGSSQSDQGVKKELSQGANSPSWESTGGASGSEGLGASGYQSSKFRKSPLSLLQSGSRLHKQGVGSVGPSATPSAGKFFRMSPLGKRPLSEEAQSAETAHSSPHQLKTFSSLPHDFSFKRKPSPDKHAHQDPSCELCGFFFENRKALASHARAHLRQFGVTEWCVNGSPIETLSAWMRSRPQKVLEMHRSYMQGNRTALKKKSSSPLTADSDHILPISSQKASSSSSSSQWSSSLAVSLVRPLSHEVSQGSSKTAEEETGTNFQGAPIRAGRSSPSLSRLGSGHPLQAQVARSELNVRLPRGFERRPLKHPSCPDGTERDSGPPKPPRTGTVPALVPKPPSYPLVKVVGKFYTLKCRFCEVEFHGPLSVQEDWIRHLQQHILKMNYNKPAAAKATATEPPALADDPAPVQASVPASTSTSRTTSTAPALTSTSNSNTTPKSRSPSPAAECAPAITATEIVQVSEEQPTLTPTPIPLPTQTAGV from the exons ACTTGATAGTGAAGATGACCAAGTACCTGATAAAATGCAGCACTTCCATAGTAAGACTGGCATGTCTACACCCGCTGAGGGGCACAGTGATAACAATGAGAGCACAAAGACAGAGGAGCCAAATACATCCCAGCCTGGCCAAACAGAAT TAGCAGACAGCAAAGTCTGGAATGTATCTGAGGGAGCTGAGCCATTCCTGTCTAAAGTAAAACCAAAGGAAGGTTGCcaaatggaggaggaggaggtggtgctGGACAACGgcaagggagaaaaaaagcccAAGGGAAAGGAAACCAAGGAGCCTGAGAGAGATGTGTACACCTTCCCCGGAGACTCGGACCAAGAGAGTCCCCCTCCTGCCCCCTGGGCTCATTGCACATTCATTCAGCGGTGCAGAAAAAAGAGGGTCTTGCTCAGGCCCTTCTCAGGACTTGGCACCTTAAAGCGTACGTTGCCTGAGACTGCCAAATTGGCAAGACCTAgtcctcaaaaatctgaaacagtaCAGCTGAATCGAGGTGGAGGGGTTTATGACTTTGAGGAGGTCAGCTTTGGAGAGGGAGGGGTGGAACCCATAAAGTTCAGAGACAGAGGTGGGATAAGAGACAAAGAAGGAGAAGAGAGTGGGGTGGAGACAGATAAAGAGATTTTCACGTGTGTGGAGTGtagcatttattttaaaaagcaggTCCACCTGCAAGAACACATGATTGAGCACAATCAGAGTGGCGCAGGGGGTGTCAGGCGGTTAGGAAAGGGCAGCCGCTTTCGGTGTATTGAGTGTGGATGGAACCTGCCAAATCGACTTGCACTTGCTGACCACCATAGAAGGCACGAAGAGTCACGACTGAAGATCCTGGAAGAAATTGagaaactgaatgaaaatgGGAAAGCAAAAGAATTTCAGACACTGGACAGCAAGGTGTTGAAAAATAGAAGCATAGACCCGACAATTATAGAAAATACCAGCCAAGGCTCAATACTAAGCAAGGTGGTAGACCCAGACACGGTCAAATCTCCACCTCTATCGCCAGTGTCAACACTGGATATAGACCCAGGAGTCCTTGACCTAAATGCACCCCCGCTAAACTCAGTTCGAACCCCAACTCAGACCCGAGCTCTCTCTGCCTACCGTCGCCGCTTTGTCTGTACCAAGTGTAACTTCAGCACAAGAACATCCCAAGCACTAGCTAATCACTCCAAGACCCACACCAGGAAAAAGCCCACTCTCCAATCAGAATCTTCTTCCCCTGGTTCACCACCCAGTTTGGCATCTACTTCCCTGACCTGTGGTCACTGTGGCTTCCTGACCTCAAGTGAATCCATACTGAGGGAACACCGGGCACTCGTTCATCCAGGAGAGATCGACGAGTCTGGACAGCATTTAAAGCCTAGTATGGGAGCAAGAATTGTAAAACCCAACCTAGACCCCGAGTTCGTCTATGAGTCCGGATCTCAGCATGATGCAACTCAAGGCAAAAGCCAGCAAGCAGTTACTGCTTCTGATGACAGCAGAACACCAGACGGCACCACAGCTCGGCCTGTGAGACAGGTGGTCTTCAACAGGAGATTCAGCACAAGAGGCAAGACTTGGACTGATCTGGCCAAGCTTGACACCACTGTGGATGGTGAAAAGCTGCCTGAGAGTGAAGAGGAAGAGCAGGACCAAGATCAGAAGTCAGAGTTTAAGACAGAGCTGTGTCGGGAAGAGGAAAGCTCATCAGTGGCAGTCAGGCCTCAGACCAGAGCACGATCCAACATGG ATGATGGCTCATCGCTGCAGAGTGCTCCATTACCGCTCTCCACCAAGAAGAGCGAAAAGAACGATGACAAGCAGGAAACGGAAAAAGACGGGAAGGTTTTCTTTCTGAGGAGGAGCACCAGGGTCGCTGCCGCTCCTGTAGAAATTGACAGCGACGACGACGAAGACATTGACGAGGAACGTGTGCGACGTTTCCTGTCAGAGGGCGTCCTGGATGAAGACAAAGACGAGATTGATGAGGACACAGAGGCGCTGAAGAGCGTGGAGAGGAAATGCCCCTACTGCCCCGATCGATTTCATAATGGAATTGGGCTTGCCAATCACGTGAGAGGCCACCTGAACCGTGTGGGCGTCAGCTACAACGTGCGTCACTTCATATCCCCGGAGGAAGTCAACGCGATTGAGAAGAAGTTTTCTtatcagaagaagaaaaaaaaag TTGCCAACTTTGACCCGGACACTTTCAGTGTGATGCACTGTGAGTTCTGTAGTGCTGGCTTCGATACCCGGGCTGGCCTGTCGAGCCACGCTCGGGCCCACCTCCGTGACTTCGGCATCACTAACTGGGATGTTACCATCTCCCCGATCCACATCTTGAGGGAGCTGTTCTCCAGCAGGCCCGACCTCGTAATCCCCACGGCTCCCCCTCGGAGTTCTGGCTCTCCAGTGGAGGAGGACGAGGACGATGATGAAGACGAGAAAGACCTAGAGGATGAAGGGGAGGGAATTGTTGAAGTaaagctggaggaggagacAAGCGAAAGGACcctgagtgctgctgtttctgATGTGCTGCCTTCAGCATCTCCGCAACCCTGGAAGAAGCAGGACGGAGCAGAAGAGTGTAAAG GCGATGACGGGGAGGGAGCGgaggaagaagatgaggaggagctgcagcagctttcAGCCCTGGACGGTTTGAGCTCAAGCCCTGGGAAAACGGGGCCGCGCGGTGTGAACACGGACAGCCTCTCTCCTGGGGAGGATGCAGACACCACGG ACAACAAATTGAAGTGTGAGGTGTGCGAAGCTCAGTTTGAGACCAGGCGCGGCCTCTCCATCCACGCCCGCTCTCACTTGCGCCAGCTGGGCATCACCGTTTCAGACGGCAGCGGGACCTCCATCGAGCTCCTTCGCCGGATTGCCAAGGAGCGCAAAATAAGCTCGTCTCTTCAGGAGCCGCTCGTAGCCGAGAGCCCCTCCCCGTCCGTTGCCCCAAAAGATGAGGACATGGACTTAGACGAGAAACCCATCCCTCTGTCCCTCTTGGCCAAAGCAGCAAAAGCAGTGCCGCCCTCGTCCTCCTCTACACCTTCTCCGGGCGCCTCTCCAGCTCCGGCTCACTCCGGCTCCCCTTCCTTGGTAGTGAAGAAAGCCCCCATTTCCTCTCTACTACCTGTGTCTTCCCCCTTGCGCTCTCCTGAGCACAAGGCAGGGGGCATAAAAAACCTGACCTCTAACCTATCCGGCTCAGCACCCATTGCAACAGCCAAACCCCTCTGGGCGCCCGAGGAGAATGATGCTCCTCTTAACCTCA CACTGGAGGTTGACCCCAACAAAGACATTGTTTGTCAGCTGTGCGGCGCCTGGTTTGAAACCCGGAAAGGCTTATCCAGCCACGCTCGAGCCCACCTGCGGCACTTTGGGGTGGAGTACTCAGAATCCAAGGGGTCTCCCATCAGCCTCCTGAACCAGCTCATCGACACGGATGACTTTAAGCACAAAGCCAGTGCATTGCAGCTCGACAACCACACAGAGCCACGGAGCCTCGCCACCACTACGCTCTCCTCCTCAAAGCCATCCTTGCTGacactctcctcctcttcctcttcatcactCCTCTACAAGGTGACCACGACCGGGAGTGGATCAACATCCAAAGCTACCTCTTCCTCTGCCTCATCTATACTTGGCCCACCTGCCAAGCGTCTCAAGTCCTCTTCCATGCAGGTCTTCCGCCTCAGTAGTGGGGAACTCATGGCCCTTCCACACA GTGAACCTCCAAAGGAGATAGGCTGTGAATTCTGTGGGGAATATTTTGAGAATCGCAAAGGGCTGTCTAGCCACGCTCGCTCTCACCTGCGTCAGATGGGCATTACCGAGTGGTCCGTCAACGGCTCTCCGATCGACACCCTGAGGGAGATCATCACGAGACGGGGCCTGCCTTGCGCCCTCCCGCTAAAACCTCTCAAAACCCCACCGCCATCTTCTCCAGGACCGCCCCGTTCCCCCCTTTCAGTGTCCTCTTCTCCTTCAGCTACTCTCCTCAGTCGTCTGCCCTTCGCCTTCGCCCGCCCCTCCAGTCCTCAGCCCGCCGTGTCCAAGTCGAGCTCGGCTCCACCGACGCCTTCTAGCGGTCTGATTCTCAAGCTGAAGCCTGAGCCGGTGCAGGTAGAGGTCACCACGCCTGGAGCTGTGGGGAGATCTGGAGGGTTTTCAGCTGAGTCTCTCAACTCTAGCTGGAGGAGCTCTGACAGTGCGTTTCCTCTCAACTTAG CCATGGCCCATGAGGTGGAGCCTACGAGGGATATCCGCTGCGAGTTCTGCGGGGAATATTTTGAGAATCGCAAAGGCCTTTCTAGCCACGCCCGCTCCCACCTGCGACAGATGGGCATCACAGAGTGGTCCGTCAATGGTTCGCCCATCGACACCCTGAGGGAGGTTATGCACAAGAGAGGGGTGGGTGGCTCCTCGCAGTCAGACCAAGGAGTGAAGAAAGAGTTGAGCCAAGGAGCAAACAGTCCCTCGTGGGAGAGCACAGGGGGCGCCAGCGGCTCCGAGGGTTTGGGCGCTTCGGGTTACCAGTCCTCCAAATTCCGTAAATCTCCTCTCAGCTTGCTGCAGTCAGGGTCAAGGCTCCATAAGCAGGGTGTGGGGTCTGTGGGCCCATCTGCTACCCCATCTGCAGGGAAGTTTTTCAGGATGTCCCCACTGGGGAAAAGGCCTCTGTCTGAGGAGGCCCAGTCAGCGGAGACTGCGCACTCATCTCCACATCAGCTTAAGACTTTCTCATCCCTTCCACATGATTTCTCCTTCAAAAGAAAACCTTCCCCAGACAAGCATGCACACCAGG ATCCCAGTTGTGAGCTGTGCGGCTTCTTCTTTGAGAACCGTAAGGCTTTAGCCAGCCACGCGCGAGCCCACCTGAGGCAGTTTGGCGTGACCGAGTGGTGTGTAAATGGATCACCTATCGAGACGCTTAGCGCTTGGATGCGCAGCAGGCCGCAAAAGGTGTTGGAGATGCACCGCAGCTACATGCAGGGTAACCGCACCGCCCTCAAGAAG AAGAGCAGCTCACCGCTCACTGCGGATTCTGATCATATCCTCCCCATCTCATCGCAGAaggcttcctcttcctcctcctcctctcagtgGTCTTCTTCTTTGGCTGTCAGCCTGGTGCGTCCACTGAGCCATGAGGTCAGCCAGGGCTCTTCCAAGACTGCAGAGGAAGAAACTGGTACCAACTTCCAGGGTGCTCCCATCAGGGCTGGTCGCAGCAGTCCCAGTCTCTCGCGGCTCGGCAGCGGCCACCCGCTTCAAGCACAGGTGGCGCGCAGTGAGCTCAATGTCCGCCTGCCTAGAG GTTTTGAGCGTCGGCCATTGAAGCACCCATCTTGCCCGGACGGAACAGAGAGGGATAGTGGCCCTCCTAAGCCCCCGCGCACAGGCACCGTCCCCGCCCTGGTGCCCAAACCACCCTCCTACCCGCTTGTCAAAGTGGTGGGCAAGTTCTACACCCTGAAGTGCCG ATTCTGTGAGGTAGAGTTCCACGGTCCGCTGTCGGTGCAAGAGGACTGGATCAGACACCTCCAGCAGCACATTCTCAAGATGAACTACAACAAGCCCGCTGCTGCCAAAGCAACAGCCACCGAACCACCTGCCCTAGCTGACGATCCAGCGCCGGTCCAGGCCTCTGTCCCAGCCTCCACCTCTACCTCCAGAACCACCTCTACCGCACCGGCTCTCACTTCCACCTCAAACAGCAACACGACTCCCAAGAGCCGCTCCCCCTCGCCCGCGGCCGAGTGCGCTCCTGCCATCACTGCCACAGAGATAGTTCAAGTCTCAGAGGAGCAGCCAACCCTAACTCCAACTCCTATTCCTCTCCCCACCCAGACAGC TGGTGTTTAG